The region AATCCACCGGTTCAGCCGATGAGCTTCCCACGCAAGCAACTGAATTTGATCCGCAGGAGCGGCAGTCAATAGTTGGCGGTTCGCCATCCGTTTGAATCCGCGAAGCGGATGGCAACGCAATACGACGTGATTCTGCCATCCGCTTCGCGGATTCAATACTACGTTTCCAGGGGGCCTGGGGCTTACGCCCCAGGCTATTGACTGTCATCCGCTTCGCGGATTAGGAAAGTCGGGGTCTTGAGAAGCGGTCCGGAAATCTCGACCCGCGCTTCACCCGTATGGACGCCCAAGGCTTCAGCAGACTGGACCTGTACCTGGACCGACCGGCCCCTTTCAGGGGCCTTCCTCATACCGCCGGCTCTATCGGTGGTTGCGGATTTTTGCCCACGCGGGTCAGGGCTTGGCTTCGGCTGCCGCAGCATCGGCGGCATTGGAGAGGGAGATATTCTGGATCTTGGCCGACCGGGCAAAGTCCATGATGTCGGTCATGCGCTCCAGGGGCGCGAGGGGGTCGACATTCAACACGATGCCGTCGGGGTGGCTGGCGGCCTCGGCGAGAATGCGCTGCCGGATCAGATCATTGTCCAGCACGTCGCTGCCAATGCTGTAGGCACCCGCCGCGTCGATATTTACCGTGATGGTCTTCGGCTCTTCCTGGGACTCGCTCGGCGCATCGTCGCCACTGGAGACCGACGTGGAGACGCCTGTGGTCTGGAGGAGGGGATTGACCACAATCATGATGATGAGGAGCACGAGGAACACGTCCGTCAGGGGCGTGATATTTATTTCGCCGATGACTTTCTGTTTGCCGGTTTTCATGGGAGGATTGCCTCGAAAATAGCGGGGTCAGGGGCCGGCGGGTGCTGGCGCTGGTACTGCGGTCGGGGCCGGTGCGGCAGCGGGTGCTACCGGGGTGGCCGGTGCAGCGGGTGCCGTCGCCGCTCCGCCGGGCAGGCCCGCAGGCTCGCGCTTCAACTCGCCTGAAATGTACACGTTCTGAAAGCCCACATTCTGCGCGGCTTCCATTATGAGCATGACCTTGCCGCTCTGGGCCGCCTTGTCCCCGCGAATCACGAGGTTTTTCGGATCGGTGGCGGGCAGCCGGGTGGTCAGGTAGGCCTCCAGGCCATTTTCCAGAATCGACTGGCCATCCGAGAAAAATTCGCCGCTGCTCTTGATCTCGATGAGGGGCCATTTCTCATCCATCATGACCGACTGGGTCATGGTGGGGGCCTTGATTTCACGCTGCTGGTTCGTCACCGGCGCCGCGATGATGATGACCACCAGGAGCACCAGAAACACGTCCGTCAGGGGCGTGATGTTGATGTCCGAAAAGGTGGCGTTCTTGCCGGAGGCCGCCATGTCAGATTTCCCAGGCCTGATCCAGGCGGTGCTTGGTGCCGTGGGTGGCCGGGCCGTGGGGGTGGCCGCCGGGCTTCACGCTCATGCAGATCAGCTTCACCACTTCAAAATCGGCCACGATATTGTCCGCCACGGCGTGGAGGTAGTTATTCATGGCCACCGCCAGAATGGCGACCAGCAGGCCGAAGGCCGTGGCGATCAGGGCCGAGCCGATGCCGAACATGATCTCGGCGGAATTGCTGCCCCCGGTGGACTGGGCCATGGTGCCGAAGGTCAGCAGGATGCGGGCCACGGTGCCGAAGAGGCCGAGGTAGGGGCAGATGGTGGCGATGGTGCCCAGCCAGGCGAGGCCGCGATGCAGATCACGGGAAGCCAGGGAGGCGCGCACTTCATAGAGCGGTTCAAAGCTGTCCGGGTGCTCCGCCATGATGCCCGCCCCTTCGGCGGCAAGATGGGGGATAAGGCCCGGCTTCCGTTCGGCCAGCTTCCGCGCATCGGGGAGGCTGCGGAGGATGGCGGCCTGGAAGGCGTCAATAAACTCGCCCACACCGGCGCGATTCCGCTTGTAGAAGCGCATCCGTTCGAGACTGACCGCCAGCGCAATAATGGAGCACAGGAGGATGGGCGCAAGCACGGGCCAGTCGTGGATGATGGCGAACTTATATAAATCCATGGAGTCGAATCCTTTAGCGTACCTGGGAGCGAGATATTCTGGCCATACCCCAGTTCATCCCGCGGCAGGCGCCGCGGGTTTCACGGCGGCGGGGGATCGAGACGGGGCGGGCTCGGTTCAAGCGCAGTTGTTTCGACCACAGGCGTTCCTGGAGCCCTCGTTCGCTATATTTTACGGTATTGGGAGGATCGACTACAAATTGGGGTATGCCGGGCCGGGGATCGCCACGGGATGTGGTATTGGTCAGACAGCAGGATCGGAAAGACTCCACAACACCGGCGATCATGGTGCCCGGGCGCCACGACTTCCCGGCAACAATCAAAACTCGACTAATTCCTTGAGCACGCCCGGCCGCACCCGCGATAATGGCAGGACGACTTGACCAAAGGAGGCATCCCTGTCATGAATCATCCTCGCACGCTCTTCCGCTTCGCCCTCGGGCTCACTGCCGTCACCGCGCTGCTGGTAACTTCCGCCGCCCGTGCGGAGCTTAACCTCTATGTGTCGCCCTCGGGCAATGACGCCTGGTCTGGAACGGTGGCCGATCCCAATCCTGCGGGCACGGACGGGCCCCTGAAAAGCGTGCAGCGCGCGCGCAACGTGATACGCGAGCGCAAGGCCACCTCCGGGCTTACCAACCCGGTGAATGTCCACCTGCGCGGCGGCGTCTTCCCCATCGCCGAAGCGATCACCTTCACGCCGGAAGATTCGGGCTCGGTCAAAGCCCCCATCACCTATCGCGCGTACGCAGGCGAGACGCCGATCATTTCAGGTGGCGTCGCTGTTACCGGCTGGACGCAGGAGGGCGCACTCTGGGTGGCTGATGTACCCGCGGATGCTGCAGTGAAAGACTTTCATGAACTGTGGGTGGGCAATGCACGGCGCACACCCGCGCGCACGCCGAACCAGACCCATGAGGCGGGCGATGAACCGCTGGACAGCGAATTTTTCTATACCACTGGCCCGGTGATGGAAACGGGCGCGGACGGCAAGGAAGTGGCCAGCTCCACGAAGTTCAAGTTCAATCCCGAGCAGCTCCAGCGCTGGGAATCGGTGAATGACGCAATCTTTGTCGTGTTTCACTCCTGGGCCACCTCGCTTCTGCGGGTGAAAAACATCGACTGGGAGAAGAACGAGATCGAATTCACCGGGCCGGGCCGCTGGCCTTTTACCCAGTGGCAGAAAGAACAGCGCTACTACGTGGAGCACCTCTTCGAAGCGCTGGACGCGCCCGGTGAGTGGTATCTGAATCGCAAGACGAACAAGATCTACTACATGCCCATGGCGGGCGAAGTGCTGGAAGGCTTTTCCGCCACGATCCCGCAGGCCCGGCAGTTGATCGTGCTTCAAGGCGATCCGGCGACGAATCAATTTGTGGATCATCTTCAGTTCGTTGGACTCGATTTGCGGCACTGCGAGTATCCCATCGCGCCGGAAGGCCACAGCGATTCCCAGGCGGCTTACCGCGTGAGCGGCGCCTTTGAAAGCACCGGCGCGCGCCATGGGCTGATTGAGAACTGCCGCATCGCAAACGTGGGCAACTACGGCATATGGCTTCATGCCGGCTCACAGCACTGGACCGTGCGTGGCAACGAACTCACCGATCTCGGTGCCGGTGGCGTGCGCATTGGCGAGGGCGGATCGCCGGCGACCCCGGCCTTTGCGGCGGATCGCAATGTGGTGGACAACAACTTCCTTCACGACGGCGGGCGCGTGTGGCGCGAGGCCGTGGGCGTGTGGATCGGCCGCGCATCGTACAATGAAGTGACCCACAACGAGATCGCCGATTTCCGCTACACCGGCGTTTCCGTTGGTTGGTCCTGGGGCTATGATCCCAGCTCGGCCCACCACAACAAGATCAATTTCAACCACATCCACAACATCGGTCGGAGCCAGCTCAATGACATGGGCGGGGTTTATCTGCTCGGGATCGCGCCCGGTACCGAGGTGAAGAACAACCTCATCCACGATGTGATTTCCCATCCCGCGCTCTACGGCGGCTGGGGCCTTTACACCGACGAAGGCAGCTCGGAGGTCGTGCTGGAAAACAACGTGGTCTACAACACCCGCACGGGCGGCTTCCACCAGCACTACGGCAAAGACAACCGCGTGGTGAACAACATCTTCGCCTATTCCCACACGCCCAACATCATTCGGACACGGGACGAAGAGCACAATTCCTTCTTCTTCGAGCGCAACATCGTGATCTTCAACAACGGCCAGTTGCTCGGCAGCAGTTGGAAGAACGATCGCTTCACCATGGACTACAACACCTATTGGGACACCAGTGGACAGCCGGTTAATTTCAAAGAGCGTTCCTTTGCCGAGTGGCAGGCGGCGGGGCACGATCGGCACAGCATC is a window of Candidatus Hydrogenedentota bacterium DNA encoding:
- a CDS encoding biopolymer transporter ExbD, with product MAASGKNATFSDINITPLTDVFLVLLVVIIIAAPVTNQQREIKAPTMTQSVMMDEKWPLIEIKSSGEFFSDGQSILENGLEAYLTTRLPATDPKNLVIRGDKAAQSGKVMLIMEAAQNVGFQNVYISGELKREPAGLPGGAATAPAAPATPVAPAAAPAPTAVPAPAPAGP
- a CDS encoding biopolymer transporter ExbD; this encodes MKTGKQKVIGEINITPLTDVFLVLLIIMIVVNPLLQTTGVSTSVSSGDDAPSESQEEPKTITVNIDAAGAYSIGSDVLDNDLIRQRILAEAASHPDGIVLNVDPLAPLERMTDIMDFARSAKIQNISLSNAADAAAAEAKP
- a CDS encoding right-handed parallel beta-helix repeat-containing protein, with protein sequence MNHPRTLFRFALGLTAVTALLVTSAARAELNLYVSPSGNDAWSGTVADPNPAGTDGPLKSVQRARNVIRERKATSGLTNPVNVHLRGGVFPIAEAITFTPEDSGSVKAPITYRAYAGETPIISGGVAVTGWTQEGALWVADVPADAAVKDFHELWVGNARRTPARTPNQTHEAGDEPLDSEFFYTTGPVMETGADGKEVASSTKFKFNPEQLQRWESVNDAIFVVFHSWATSLLRVKNIDWEKNEIEFTGPGRWPFTQWQKEQRYYVEHLFEALDAPGEWYLNRKTNKIYYMPMAGEVLEGFSATIPQARQLIVLQGDPATNQFVDHLQFVGLDLRHCEYPIAPEGHSDSQAAYRVSGAFESTGARHGLIENCRIANVGNYGIWLHAGSQHWTVRGNELTDLGAGGVRIGEGGSPATPAFAADRNVVDNNFLHDGGRVWREAVGVWIGRASYNEVTHNEIADFRYTGVSVGWSWGYDPSSAHHNKINFNHIHNIGRSQLNDMGGVYLLGIAPGTEVKNNLIHDVISHPALYGGWGLYTDEGSSEVVLENNVVYNTRTGGFHQHYGKDNRVVNNIFAYSHTPNIIRTRDEEHNSFFFERNIVIFNNGQLLGSSWKNDRFTMDYNTYWDTSGQPVNFKERSFAEWQAAGHDRHSIIADPLFVDAESGDFTLLPESPARALGFKPIDLSKVGLYGEPAWVDKPKQIQRPAFMPPLSKQPKIESVTKIWDAGEHNAFTDILRHGDYFYETHREATGHVGGNGKIRIIRSTDGATWESCGLIEEEGIDLRDPKLCITPDKRLMVNMGGSVYDGTTLKGRRPRVAFSADGTTWSAPEKICAEGDWLWRVTWYKGVAYGVSYNNTEGIDTRNRFRLFVSPDGVNYKIRTVFDITGRPNETTLRFMPDGTMVALVRREEEDQGGWIGTSAAPYTDWSWSNTGMRLGGPNFIRLPDGSLWAGTRQYGNGSKTVLAQMTKKNLKPVLEFPSGGDTSYPGLLWHENMLWMSYYASHEGKTSIYLAKIKFE
- a CDS encoding MotA/TolQ/ExbB proton channel family protein, which encodes MDLYKFAIIHDWPVLAPILLCSIIALAVSLERMRFYKRNRAGVGEFIDAFQAAILRSLPDARKLAERKPGLIPHLAAEGAGIMAEHPDSFEPLYEVRASLASRDLHRGLAWLGTIATICPYLGLFGTVARILLTFGTMAQSTGGSNSAEIMFGIGSALIATAFGLLVAILAVAMNNYLHAVADNIVADFEVVKLICMSVKPGGHPHGPATHGTKHRLDQAWEI